The following are encoded together in the Vibrio zhugei genome:
- the ppx gene encoding exopolyphosphatase, whose product MNIENESRDIAALDLGSNSFHMVVAKVIDKDLQIVSRHKQRVHLAAGLDDDKNLSEEAIQRALDCLAMFAERIQDFSPDNVRIAATHTLRQAVNSRTFIERARSVIPFPIEVIAGTEEARLIFLGVAHTQPPSDESMLVVDIGGGSTEMIIGRGFEPLLVNSKQMGCVSYTHRYFANNKLSKKNFAQAILAAQQRLESLAQSYRKASWNIAFGSSGTAKAIKEVLIGLGYEDGLITATRLEKLIERLCEWRTIDEIELDGLNDERKPVFAAGVAIMAAIFQDLHIDEMHFSDGALREGLLYEMEDRFKYSDIRLRITEALADKHAVDLEHAAIVKSYARDFLDQVGATIGIQSESELPALLEWGALLHEVGLNISYQAFHRHSAYILTHTNMAGFNREQQQVLATLARFQRKALKLNEMESFTLFKKKHILGLIRILRLSILVNGQRHEELLPELTLSIQDDAWHLTCEDKNWLENNLLLHADLKTEQQYWDQIGWELVF is encoded by the coding sequence ATGAATATAGAGAATGAATCTCGTGATATTGCCGCCCTCGACTTAGGCTCGAACAGTTTTCATATGGTGGTGGCGAAGGTAATCGATAAAGATTTACAGATTGTCAGTCGTCACAAACAACGCGTCCATCTCGCTGCCGGTCTCGATGACGATAAAAACCTCAGTGAAGAGGCGATACAACGAGCGCTCGACTGCCTCGCTATGTTTGCAGAACGCATTCAAGATTTCTCCCCAGATAACGTCCGCATTGCCGCCACTCACACATTAAGACAAGCGGTTAACTCACGAACCTTCATTGAGCGAGCTCGCAGTGTTATCCCCTTTCCCATTGAAGTGATCGCGGGAACAGAAGAAGCTCGCCTCATTTTTCTTGGCGTCGCCCACACACAGCCACCGTCTGATGAATCGATGCTCGTCGTCGATATTGGTGGCGGTAGTACCGAAATGATCATCGGTCGTGGATTTGAACCCTTGCTGGTCAATAGCAAACAAATGGGATGTGTCAGCTATACCCATCGGTATTTTGCCAATAATAAATTATCGAAAAAGAATTTTGCCCAAGCCATCTTGGCCGCACAGCAACGCCTAGAATCTCTGGCTCAATCCTATCGAAAAGCGAGCTGGAATATTGCCTTTGGATCCTCAGGCACGGCTAAAGCCATCAAAGAGGTATTAATTGGCTTAGGGTATGAGGATGGTTTAATCACAGCAACACGCTTAGAAAAGCTGATTGAACGTCTTTGTGAATGGCGGACGATCGATGAGATTGAGCTCGATGGGCTCAATGACGAGCGTAAACCCGTGTTTGCGGCAGGCGTGGCCATTATGGCAGCCATTTTTCAGGACCTACACATCGACGAGATGCACTTCTCCGATGGCGCTTTGCGTGAAGGCTTACTCTATGAAATGGAAGATCGCTTTAAATACAGCGATATCCGCTTACGTATCACCGAGGCGCTCGCCGATAAACACGCCGTCGACTTAGAGCATGCCGCTATCGTAAAAAGCTATGCAAGGGATTTTTTGGATCAAGTGGGGGCAACGATTGGTATTCAATCGGAGTCCGAATTACCGGCCTTACTTGAGTGGGGAGCACTTCTACACGAAGTGGGCTTAAACATCAGTTATCAAGCGTTTCATCGCCACTCCGCTTACATTCTCACGCATACCAATATGGCAGGATTTAACCGTGAGCAACAGCAGGTGCTTGCCACCTTGGCGCGCTTTCAGCGTAAAGCTCTCAAACTCAATGAAATGGAGAGTTTTACGTTATTTAAGAAAAAACACATCCTAGGACTGATTCGAATTCTGCGCCTCTCTATTTTGGTCAACGGTCAGCGCCACGAAGAACTGCTCCCAGAATTGACGCTCTCGATTCAAGACGATGCTTGGCATTTAACCTGTGAAGATAAAAACTGGTTAGAGAACAATTTGCTGCTTCATGCTGACTTGAAAACCGAGCAACAATACTGGGATCAAATTGGCTGGGAACTGGTGTTTTAA
- a CDS encoding PstS family phosphate ABC transporter substrate-binding protein translates to MTRYKLFRRCLIVLLMAIPALVPSVVAAKNSDARLPYYHKSIGVTGSLTSVGSDTLAGLTTLWVEDFKTLYPNVDVQVQASGSATAPPALTEGTAQIGPMSRPMRSREIDGFEREHGYKPIELKIAIDAIGIFVQKDNPIKGLNFAQIDSMFSETLNCGATHKITTWQQLGLPQRWAKRGIQLFGRNSVSGTYGYFKKVALCRGDFKRNVNEQPGSASVVQSVASSINAIGYSGIGYRVSGVRLLPIAKQGTDYIEPTKANIFSDRYPLSRYVYVYVNKNPLKPLAPIEREFIRFIFSRQGQALVQREGYLSLPVAQAEKELAKVGLTP, encoded by the coding sequence ATGACACGATATAAACTGTTCCGTCGGTGTCTTATTGTCTTATTGATGGCCATCCCAGCGTTGGTTCCCTCTGTGGTTGCGGCGAAAAACAGCGACGCCCGATTACCGTATTACCATAAAAGCATTGGCGTCACTGGCAGCCTAACCAGTGTCGGGTCGGATACATTAGCTGGGCTCACCACGCTGTGGGTCGAAGATTTTAAAACGCTTTACCCCAATGTAGATGTTCAGGTGCAAGCGTCTGGCTCAGCAACCGCTCCGCCCGCCTTAACCGAAGGTACCGCACAAATTGGACCGATGAGCCGGCCGATGCGCTCTCGTGAAATTGATGGCTTTGAGCGTGAGCATGGCTATAAACCGATTGAGCTAAAAATTGCGATTGATGCGATTGGCATCTTCGTGCAAAAAGACAATCCGATAAAAGGCCTCAACTTCGCGCAAATCGACAGTATGTTCTCGGAAACATTAAATTGTGGGGCGACACATAAAATTACCACTTGGCAGCAGCTTGGGTTACCGCAACGCTGGGCCAAACGCGGCATCCAATTATTTGGTCGTAATTCTGTCTCCGGAACTTATGGATATTTTAAAAAAGTCGCTTTGTGTCGTGGGGATTTTAAACGCAACGTCAATGAGCAGCCGGGATCGGCCTCTGTTGTGCAGTCTGTGGCGTCCTCGATTAACGCGATAGGGTATTCTGGAATCGGTTATCGCGTATCTGGAGTGCGATTACTGCCTATTGCCAAGCAAGGGACCGATTATATTGAGCCAACGAAAGCGAATATTTTTTCCGATCGTTATCCGCTATCCCGTTATGTGTACGTTTACGTCAACAAGAATCCGCTTAAGCCATTGGCCCCCATTGAGAGAGAATTCATTCGTTTTATTTTCTCGCGCCAAGGTCAGGCGCTGGTGCAGCGCGAAGGGTATCTTTCTCTGCCCGTCGCACAAGCAGAGAAAGAGCTGGCTAAGGTCGGGCTAACGCCTTAA
- the phoR gene encoding phosphate regulon sensor histidine kinase PhoR — MTERLTWKKLAWELAFFYLPWILVGCVFGHLSWLLFAATALQLLWHLYNQIRLSSWLWDEKRLSPPSGSGHWEFLFNGMYRLQQRQRKKRRELSGLIRRFRNGAESLPDAVVVFRSEGNIVWCNRLAQHLLGFQWPDDNGQPISNLIRSPDFIKYLKKADFTEPLEIRSPLNVERSLELRIVPYTDGEHLMVVRDVTQLKQLEGMRRNFFANVSHELRTPMTVLQGYLEMTEDPDMIVGPMWSKAHGVMTEQLSRMNSLVNQLLTLSKIEAAPKHELEDIVNVPSMLDVLEKEAQSLSGEGNHQLVFDIDHQLTVYGDEDQLRSAISNLVYNAVKYTPDGSTITVRWFSSIQGAHLQVIDTGDGIEPQHLHRLTERFYRVDKARSRDTGGSGLGLAIVKHALSHHESRLDIQSKVGEGSQFSFVLPPRLVVRRDDTI, encoded by the coding sequence ATGACTGAACGACTGACCTGGAAAAAGCTGGCTTGGGAGCTGGCTTTTTTTTACTTGCCTTGGATCCTTGTAGGATGTGTTTTTGGACATCTTTCATGGTTGCTCTTTGCCGCGACCGCGTTGCAATTGCTATGGCATCTTTATAATCAAATTCGGTTGTCGTCTTGGTTGTGGGATGAAAAGCGCTTGTCACCACCTTCTGGGTCCGGTCATTGGGAGTTTCTATTTAATGGTATGTATCGGCTACAACAGCGCCAACGCAAAAAGCGGCGTGAGCTCAGTGGTCTCATTCGTCGTTTTCGTAATGGGGCTGAGTCCTTACCTGATGCGGTTGTGGTGTTTCGCTCCGAAGGTAACATCGTTTGGTGTAACCGGTTAGCGCAACATTTACTCGGGTTTCAATGGCCGGATGATAACGGTCAGCCGATTTCCAATTTAATTCGCTCGCCAGATTTTATTAAATATCTTAAGAAAGCCGATTTCACTGAACCACTGGAAATTCGTTCCCCCCTCAATGTTGAGCGGTCACTGGAGTTACGAATTGTGCCGTATACTGACGGTGAGCACTTGATGGTGGTTCGGGATGTCACGCAGTTAAAGCAACTTGAAGGCATGCGCCGCAACTTCTTTGCGAACGTCTCACATGAACTGCGTACACCGATGACGGTATTACAAGGGTATTTGGAAATGACCGAAGATCCGGATATGATCGTCGGCCCAATGTGGAGTAAAGCGCACGGCGTCATGACCGAGCAGCTCTCTCGCATGAACAGTCTTGTGAACCAATTGCTCACGTTATCCAAAATTGAGGCTGCGCCCAAACATGAGCTTGAAGATATCGTCAATGTCCCCAGCATGCTTGACGTTCTTGAAAAAGAAGCTCAGAGCCTCAGTGGGGAGGGCAATCATCAGCTTGTCTTCGATATCGATCACCAGCTCACCGTCTATGGTGATGAAGATCAGTTACGCAGCGCCATTTCTAATTTGGTTTACAATGCGGTCAAATACACACCGGATGGTTCGACGATTACGGTACGTTGGTTCTCGTCGATACAGGGAGCGCATTTGCAAGTGATTGATACTGGTGACGGGATTGAACCTCAGCACTTACACCGCCTCACAGAGCGATTCTATCGCGTTGATAAGGCTCGTTCTCGTGATACGGGTGGCAGTGGCTTAGGACTGGCAATCGTAAAGCATGCGTTATCTCATCATGAATCTCGTTTAGATATTCAAAGTAAAGTCGGTGAAGGCAGTCAGTTCTCGTTTGTGCTACCGCCCCGCTTAGTGGTGCGCCGTGATGACACGATATAA
- the phoB gene encoding phosphate regulon transcriptional regulator PhoB, which produces MTRRILVVEDEAPIREMLCFVLEQKGYQAVEAEDYDTAVSKLGEPFPDLVLLDWMLPGGSGINFIKHMKREELTKNIPIVMLTARGEEEDKVRGLEVGADDYITKPFSPKELVARLKAVIRRVTPTALEDVIDVQGLKLDPVSHRVTSEDAPLDMGPTEFKMLHFFMTHQERVYSREQLLNNVWGTNVYVEDRTVDVHIRRLRKALESVGHDKLIQTVRGAGYRFSTRA; this is translated from the coding sequence ATGACTAGAAGGATTCTAGTAGTTGAGGATGAAGCGCCCATTCGTGAAATGCTGTGTTTTGTCCTCGAGCAAAAAGGTTACCAAGCCGTTGAAGCGGAAGATTATGACACGGCCGTCAGCAAACTCGGTGAGCCCTTCCCTGATCTTGTGTTACTTGATTGGATGTTACCGGGGGGCAGTGGTATCAACTTCATTAAGCATATGAAACGTGAGGAACTGACCAAAAATATTCCTATCGTTATGCTGACTGCTCGTGGTGAGGAAGAAGACAAAGTCCGTGGCCTTGAAGTGGGCGCGGATGATTACATTACCAAACCTTTTTCACCGAAAGAATTGGTGGCACGCTTAAAAGCCGTGATTCGACGTGTGACGCCAACCGCTTTAGAAGATGTGATTGATGTTCAAGGTCTCAAACTTGATCCGGTTTCTCATCGGGTGACATCCGAAGATGCGCCACTTGATATGGGGCCGACCGAATTTAAAATGTTGCACTTTTTCATGACACACCAAGAACGTGTGTATAGCCGCGAGCAACTGCTTAATAACGTTTGGGGCACCAATGTGTATGTTGAAGACCGAACAGTCGATGTCCATATTCGTCGTTTACGAAAAGCGTTAGAGAGCGTGGGACACGATAAACTGATTCAAACCGTACGTGGTGCCGGTTACCGTTTCTCCACTCGAGCTTAA